CTCAATGCCGGTGAGCATATCACCGTACTGCTCTCCACTGTGGGCATTGAATTCTAGTTTGAGCCTCCATAGGTTTGGAATTGCTTCTGCTTGAAAGGCGAGGCGCAGAACGCCACAtctgaatttgagatactttaGAACTGGGAATGCAGCGCAGTTGAAGATAATGCTTTGTGCAGTTGGTTGCCTGACATACAATGAGAGAATAGTGAGTGCCTTTAATCCAGCAATTCTGTTGACATCATCCCTCCTAAGTTTCCTAACAACAATTTTCAGAATGCATAGCTTTTGGAGCTGTCCAATCCATTCAGGAAGTCTTGAAAAGAGGCAAATGGGAGGCAACAGTTTGAGTTTCTCAAGGAAAACGGGTGGAGAAGATACTATAAGTGAGCAGTCTGTGTAAATGCTTGGGCACGAAACTCCTGGAGCAAGGGTAAGAGTTTTTAGGTTTTCATGTCTCCCAATCAAAGAGGCTAGAGCAATCAAGTTTCTCTCCAGATGGTCAGACTGTGCTGTACAACAGGTTATATGCAGTTCACGCAGGTTCGTCATCTCACCAAGGGTCCATACATTGTCTTCAGAATTACTGCTCAGGTCAAAAGACTGCAATGTGCGTAGGGATCTCAGTTGGCCAACATAATCGGGCAGCTTTAAATTACCTTGAAGGTGGAGGTGCAGCAGTTTTGGGAGGTGAACAATATCGGTTGGAACAGTCAATACACTTGCATATATTTCCAGTGTTTCCAAATATTTTAGTCCTCGCATCTTTACTGGTAGCTTTATAATGAAGTCAGTTGTAACCCGGAAGTACCTCAGCTGCAACAATATGCAAATTCCACTTAGGTCGAACATTTCTCGATCACCCCAAAATTCAAGGACTAAGACTCTAAGTAGCTTGAACTCCATAATGGAAGGCAGACACTCAACTAGTCCATAAAAGGTGAGTGATCGAACTGTTGATAGTGTGAAGCCTGCAGGCTTGGTTGCATATTTAGCATTGCTGAAGCTGAGAGACAGTCGCCGGACCTTTGCAGAGAGCTTTGGAATAGTTTCAGAGTAGTCTATTACCGTGGTGAAATTCTCTTCTACGGACTTGCGCCTCATAACGTCAAATATAGTGGAGTGCACTGTATAGACCATCACTTCATCTGCGAGACCGATATGATTACTCTGCACAAGTCCCCTGGTGACAAGCTCATCAAAATAGCACTCTGCAACTTCGTTGGGACCTTTACCTGCCACTGCACTGATAAAACCTTCGGCAATCCACTGCTTCACCAAATCAGTCTTCAAGAATGTATACCCTTCAGGATACAAACTAAAATATAGTAGGCATGTCTTCAATTGTTGAGATAGACTATAGTAGCTCAGGCTTATTATTTCGTTTAGCATGTCTTCCGAAGAAAGACCATTTATGGGAGACAAACATTCTTTAACATGGCTCCAGAGCTCTGGGTTCTCTGGTTGAGATGCAAAAACACTAGCTATGATAGTGGTTGCTAGTGGCAGACCACTGCATTTTCTTATAATGTCTTCTGAATATTTCTTCAGTTGTTCAGAGAAAACAGGCTTGGAGCCAAAGACTCTGTTGTAGAACAAGTCCATGGAGTCATCGATGCTCAGCGGCTCCATCTTAAAAATACCTACTTGGGCATGAAAATGAGAGTCCAAATCCAATGATGACTCAGGTGCCCAAGTAATACCTGCATTGGATTGATAGTCACAGCACTCCAGAGCAACCTCCTCAGTATCTGTCGTTATCAGTACTCTACTACAATGAGCACCCTCCGGAAAAGCATTTCTAATAATATCCCAAGATGTTGTTTCCCATAAACCATCAATAACAATGAAATACCTACCGAATAATGCAAATATAAGAGTTACGTTCGGCAGGACCAATACACACAAGTACAGAAATACCACAATGGAGCATGGCCAAAGCTATGAAACATAAAGATGATATTTTGCATTGGTTGCCTTGGTGTTCTAGTATACGTTTTAAACTAGAACCACTACTACCCTTTGGTCTGATCTGACAAACTTGGATGCATAGTTTGTAAAGTCCGAAGCTGATTTGGCCTCAGGCAATTAGGTTCTCAAGTCCAAACAAATGGAGGATTGTAAACACGCTTTAAACATTTTCTTTCAAGCACGGAGTTTGTTAGAAGAAAAACGATAAGCCTCACATCAATAATCAGATCTATGCTCttcatttttcaaattttcttcaTCTTTCTGCTAGCTGTCAGAATTTCCTATGCTGCTTAGCTGCTATTACTATAATGAGTATAACGAATCTGAATATTGGAGTTGTGTACACAAGTCTAGTTAATTGAGAATTGGCTCTGGCTTCTGGGTCACTAAACAGATTCATCTCAATTAACTAAACATCTGAACGAATTGATGCAAAGAGCGCGTTAAAGAACAAGCCTAACATACATACCTCTTCTGCTGAAGATGTGTTCTAAGGTTGTCAACGAGCTCCTGCACGGGGAGACCGCAAGGTGGTCGTTGATGGCGCCGGACTTGAGAGATCATGCTCCGGAGAAGCCTCCTTGCATCAGGCACCCTTGACGCCCGCACAAAGGCTCGACGCTCGAACTGCCCTCCAATTTCACGGTACACTTGTTGGGCAAGCGTACTCTTACCAACGCCGGCAGGTCCAAGAATGGACACCACTTTCAGCCGCTCTTcggcggcgtcgtcggcgtTGCTAAGCGGCTTGAGCCACCTGATCAGTTCACCTCTTGATTCATCGATACCAACAAGAAGGTCTGTGGCCTTCTTCCCGTTGAAACACTGAAGCTGGTCCTGCCCATCATCGACTGCCGTGCAGCTTGGATCTGATGCCCAGCGCGACAGCTCGTACCTCTCATGCCGTTCACGGGCCTGCTTCACAAGATTCCCGAACTGTTTGAGCACAGTGAGTATCTCTTTGTTCATCTTGCGGCTGCCCGTCGTGTTGGGGCGCATCGTGCTGTCAACATAATCCTCCATGTCGTAGGACAGCTCGCGCACCTCACTCATCCAGCGCCTGACCATCGCGTTGGTGCCTTCCAACCTTGACAGATCCACCAGGAAGCTATTTAGCTCTTCTAGATCTTGTTTCAGATGCTCGATCCCGTCCTTCAGTGATTCGGGAAGCTGATGCTCCGGAGAGGTAAGCTGCGTATGGAGCTTCCCGAGAAGAGATCCCATGGCGCCCAACGACGAACTCATCATCCGTCCCTCCATGCCTACTGCT
This genomic interval from Panicum virgatum strain AP13 chromosome 8K, P.virgatum_v5, whole genome shotgun sequence contains the following:
- the LOC120643741 gene encoding disease resistance protein RGA5-like isoform X2 — its product is MEGRMMSSSLGAMGSLLGKLHTQLTSPEHQLPESLKDGIEHLKQDLEELNSFLVDLSRLEGTNAMVRRWMSEVRELSYDMEDYVDSTMRPNTTGSRKMNKEILTVLKQFGNLVKQARERHERYELSRWASDPSCTAVDDGQDQLQCFNGKKATDLLVGIDESRGELIRWLKPLSNADDAAEERLKVVSILGPAGVGKSTLAQQVYREIGGQFERRAFVRASRVPDARRLLRSMISQVRRHQRPPCGLPVQELVDNLRTHLQQKRYFIVIDGLWETTSWDIIRNAFPEGAHCSRVLITTDTEEVALECCDYQSNAGITWAPESSLDLDSHFHAQVGIFKMEPLSIDDSMDLFYNRVFGSKPVFSEQLKKYSEDIIRKCSGLPLATTIIASVFASQPENPELWSHVKECLSPINGLSSEDMLNEIISLSYYSLSQQLKTCLLYFSLYPEGYTFLKTDLVKQWIAEGFISAVAGKGPNEVAECYFDELVTRGLVQSNHIGLADEVMVYTVHSTIFDVMRRKSVEENFTTVIDYSETIPKLSAKVRRLSLSFSNAKYATKPAGFTLSTVRSLTFYGLVECLPSIMEFKLLRVLVLEFWGDREMFDLSGICILLQLRYFRVTTDFIIKLPVKMRGLKYLETLEIYASVLTVPTDIVHLPKLLHLHLQGNQLHKALSSTALHSQF
- the LOC120643741 gene encoding disease resistance protein RGA5-like isoform X1, translated to MEGRMMSSSLGAMGSLLGKLHTQLTSPEHQLPESLKDGIEHLKQDLEELNSFLVDLSRLEGTNAMVRRWMSEVRELSYDMEDYVDSTMRPNTTGSRKMNKEILTVLKQFGNLVKQARERHERYELSRWASDPSCTAVDDGQDQLQCFNGKKATDLLVGIDESRGELIRWLKPLSNADDAAEERLKVVSILGPAGVGKSTLAQQVYREIGGQFERRAFVRASRVPDARRLLRSMISQVRRHQRPPCGLPVQELVDNLRTHLQQKRYFIVIDGLWETTSWDIIRNAFPEGAHCSRVLITTDTEEVALECCDYQSNAGITWAPESSLDLDSHFHAQVGIFKMEPLSIDDSMDLFYNRVFGSKPVFSEQLKKYSEDIIRKCSGLPLATTIIASVFASQPENPELWSHVKECLSPINGLSSEDMLNEIISLSYYSLSQQLKTCLLYFSLYPEGYTFLKTDLVKQWIAEGFISAVAGKGPNEVAECYFDELVTRGLVQSNHIGLADEVMVYTVHSTIFDVMRRKSVEENFTTVIDYSETIPKLSAKVRRLSLSFSNAKYATKPAGFTLSTVRSLTFYGLVECLPSIMEFKLLRVLVLEFWGDREMFDLSGICILLQLRYFRVTTDFIIKLPVKMRGLKYLETLEIYASVLTVPTDIVHLPKLLHLHLQGNLKLPDYVGQLRSLRTLQSFDLSSNSEDNVWTLGEMTNLRELHITCCTAQSDHLERNLIALASLIGRHENLKTLTLAPGVSCPSIYTDCSLIVSSPPVFLEKLKLLPPICLFSRLPEWIGQLQKLCILKIVVRKLRRDDVNRIAGLKALTILSLYVRQPTAQSIIFNCAAFPVLKYLKFRCGVLRLAFQAEAIPNLWRLKLEFNAHSGEQYGDMLTGIEHLSNLQEIDVRVGAAPGAEESDKMAAESVLKETISKHSRHLSFSVRRANTFEEEIPQFSDLAPSSSQLDELLMNRSTMVDVTAQPNEIDEVREVSLSSEYRGGNDPVKQTDEHQGVSTIARKAKSAGRSASQNYKKGDPEALSKDPPSAKASPTRTGSDPVVQKSRNERRANREDDLCRQQARIVLQEGVSSLSWEHRTTAPTTPGRFKVKSSGRGYETPERGSAVPKFGDWEESNDASVSDDGFSAIFNKVREEKQSSDAPARTSGAAYNRSDQGRKYKLGCSCFGWSRGRLQK
- the LOC120643741 gene encoding disease resistance protein RGA5-like isoform X3, whose product is MEGRMMSSSLGAMGSLLGKLHTQLTSPEHQLPESLKDGIEHLKQDLEELNSFLVDLSRLEGTNAMVRRWMSEVRELSYDMEDYVDSTMRPNTTGSRKMNKEILTVLKQFGNLVKQARERHERYELSRWASDPSCTAVDDGQDQLQCFNGKKATDLLVGIDESRGELIRWLKPLSNADDAAEERLKVVSILGPAGVGKSTLAQQVYREIGGQFERRAFVRASRVPDARRLLRSMISQVRRHQRPPCGLPVQELVDNLRTHLQQKRQPTAQSIIFNCAAFPVLKYLKFRCGVLRLAFQAEAIPNLWRLKLEFNAHSGEQYGDMLTGIEHLSNLQEIDVRVGAAPGAEESDKMAAESVLKETISKHSRHLSFSVRRANTFEEEIPQFSDLAPSSSQLDELLMNRSTMVDVTAQPNEIDEVREVSLSSEYRGGNDPVKQTDEHQGVSTIARKAKSAGRSASQNYKKGDPEALSKDPPSAKASPTRTGSDPVVQKSRNERRANREDDLCRQQARIVLQEGVSSLSWEHRTTAPTTPGRFKVKSSGRGYETPERGSAVPKFGDWEESNDASVSDDGFSAIFNKVREEKQSSDAPARTSGAAYNRSDQGRKYKLGCSCFGWSRGRLQK